The Anomalospiza imberbis isolate Cuckoo-Finch-1a 21T00152 chromosome 2, ASM3175350v1, whole genome shotgun sequence nucleotide sequence TTCTTTAAATTTCCTCATGGATCCTAGGTCTTGAGATCTTCTCCCTGGTGTCCTGTAAGGCCAGCTCTTACCCAAAGTCCTGATTTCTGTTCTGTAACTCTTAGGTAAAGCATTTGCATTCTCTGTGGCATAATTGTGATTTATGGTCTGACAACTTTTTATCACCAATTTCATACTTAATGGACAACGTGCAGAGGAGTCTGTGTATGTTTAAATACATCCCTTCTGCATTTAAAGTGACTTCCTTAGTCATTACCTGGCTTTGTGTATATCTGATGTTGTCCTTGGACATTGGACTGTCTGTCCTGAGGatcctgtgctgttttctcCTGCAGCCAACAGGACTCCAGTTCACAGTTCTGGAGGGAAAGAGGAATGCCCTGCTCTGTAACATTGTATTGCAACTGTACAAAGGTTTGGGGTGTCGCTGACAGTACAGTACAGAGTCTCTTTTTAATATGTCTAGTCCTCTCAAGGACAGACAATTCAACTATTGCCATCAGAAATTTTGCAAGCATTTCCTATTTAAATCATGTGCCTCTGTCTGTGCAAGTTTTCCTCCTTTGTATACCAAGTCCTTTCAGGGGAAATGAGACTTCATTAAGTTGGCCAGCATTATCTTTGTAGTGAACTTGGTGTTCTGTGGAGAACATTTCATCCTGCACCATCACCTGTGGGGGCTCTCAAGAGGAAGGCTGTTTAACAGCTGTCCTAGTTGCTTACACTTGGTAACAACTTCTCTGAGTTTACTCAGCATCACCACAAGTTCTTGTGGTGGTTCCTCCTGAAATCCTTTTCAGTTATTAACGGTGGAGAGTGTAAGtcctgaaaaaaaagatgttttagaGATGACAAGATTGCTTTGGTAGTCTTAAATGGGCTAAACTTTTGTTTATTTCAGAGGTAATCTGGATAAAGCCATTGAAATGTTCAACAAAGCTATCAACCTGGCCAAATCAGAAATGGAGATGGCCCACCTTTACTCACTCTGTGATGCTGCCTATGCTCAGACAGAAGTTGCAAAGAAGTATGGATTGAAACCACCAACACTGTAAAGAAACAAGGAGGAAATGACCTTCCAAAGTGAAGTTGCCCACTTCAGCCAGCCCTAGAGACACTGTTACAGACCATGCTGAATGGTGGAACTTAGTTTTTTCCCCTTCGTGGTGTCGTCATTTGCTACATCTGTTAAATGTTTAGATGTTGTGGGAGTGGTTGTTCAAGGAAGTATGCAGTGCTGCATCTTGTTCCTTCTGCAGCAGAAACCTTAGAGTGTGTTAAGGGAAATAAAGTTGCAGGGGAACCAAAAGAACATATTTTGGCCATGCAAATAAAAACTTCACACTGGTTCATTTTGGGTGATTATGTTGTGGGTGATTTTTGCTTTATCAAATAATATTACAgcatgtggttttttttcctgttgattTTAAAGGTAATACTAGTCAGTGCTGTAAAACAGGTTTTATATCCAATTAATCCTTGAGGGttgattttaattttgcaaaaattaattttcaaacttTAATAATAGAGGGTTTTTTAAAGTCAGTAGATGTGGAGAGGATATGTGTAAATATATGCAAGCATGCACAATCTTCCCTTAAATCCCCTTCCACCCTCTGCATAACTTCCTTAGAAATAGTCCTGTGGCAGCTATTAGGGAATTAATTTGATAGTCCTTATTCTCACCTCAGAAAGCCCTAGAGTACTGCATAGGAGAGCTAGGAAAAAGGTTGGCTGGGGAAGGAGGTCAGGTAACACTGCTTCAGTGTAGACtttactggaagaaaaaatgtattcCTGTGCAGCAGTCCTTACTTGAATGTCACAGGAAATTGTTCTGGAGGGTTCAGAGGGACTTTCAAGAACAGAAAGCACTGCTGGGAGTCAAGCTCCAAAAGGTAAGGTCATGCTTGCATATAATCTTTGTAATCTCTGATGCTTTTGCATAAGTGTAGCAGCTGATAGACTATCTAAATTTTGTTCAGTCTCTAGAGACTGCTGGGTTATGATCTCCTTTTAAGAGCCCCTTGGCAGGATTAAGTGAGGTAAGGAACAAAGCATAGGCTGAAACTTCCAATAATGGATTTGCAAACTGCACTCATTTTCTTGTTCTGTAGACCCTGTCTTGTCCAAGATTTCAAATACTGTAGAAAGGAAGCAACTGTGCTGGAAACAGTAGATGGGCAAATTATGAAAGAGTTTTCCTCTCGTTAGGAACTTCACAGAGGGCCCTCTTGCTTTGTGTTGATCTTTCTGGTGTGGAAGTCAGTCCATCTTATGTTTCCCTGGTCTCGTATGGCTGGATAAACCTCATGCAAATGATGTAGCTTAATTTATGACACACTAGTTTGGTCTTATTTCCCTCCTGAAATCATAGATTTGCTTGTGGTGAATTGTCTAATGTATTTAACCTTTTAAAGAAATGAATGATGCTGTAGTCAAACTGTCTTGGTCTGTAGTTGTGCCACCATACAGCAGCACCTTGCATTTTCAACTTGACCTTCCTTTCTCCCAGCAACTACAGTTGAGTATGCAAATGGTAgagagcagagataaagatttaATCATTATTTTAGTAGCTCATTAGGTGATCTGAAATCATAGCACTGGTGTAGAATGGAAGATACGGGAAGGTACTGGCAGCTTCTAGGGGCACTGAACGTAACAAGTGTCAAATGTCTTCTCCAACTTCCAATCTCTGCATCAACTATCTGAGAACAAAAATATGCCAGGCTGATGAGTCCTGTTCTCCGAGGAGTTTTTATTCGCATGGCCTTATTTACATTGGCATTTTCTCCTCATCACCCCATCTGTACCCCATTCCTTACCCCACCCAATCaattaagggaaaaaagcatGTGCTGTCAATTACTAGCATTCCAAATCATCACAGACTTTTGCCTGTTCTTCAACTAGTTTGAAACTGCACTGAAAGGATGCATtgtctgtaatttttttgtaaatgaCATATCACCtgtaaactgaaaaaataaatactacCTTCAAGTATCTCTCTCTGACATGTATAAGAACAGGTTTTGATTAAGGTGTTCTCTGCAGTGGTGAGCTCTGTGCTTATGTTCTAAGTCTACAAAGAACTGATAATTGACTGACTCCTTGTCATCTTCTCTTACTTCAACCTTTAAGAAAGAATGAGGAGACATGGAATCAACAAATCCAATCTCTGCTTGCTTCCAACACCCACAGAGGTATGATGTTGAGAGCTGAAGATCACAGGGGAAAGGAAATCAagccaggagggctgggaatCTGAGTAACTGTGACCGTATCAATGTGTGTATGCAGGTGCATCCCTGTGATGAAAGGGACTTTTTGTGAATGGCTGCTACAgttaaggttttattttaagcCAGGTGTTCATGTGAACTTTGAAGCGAGACATGTATTACtgctatttaaaaacaaaagttgACATTATGTAGGAAACTAGTACTGAAGACTTGGATAAAGCCCATGCATCCTAGAGGTATACTCTGGGAAGTTTTTTCTACATACAATTTGTCTAGCAACTTAATTCTTATCATGTATGGTCCCTGTTGTTCACGGAGACAATGCTGTTGGGCACACAGTGTGATTCTTGGGATGTCCTGCACAGGGCCAAGAGTTGGACTCTGATCCTGATgggccccttccaactcagcatattccatgattctaagaTGTGACTTGAATTACTAGGATCTAACTGCAGATGGAATGGGAAGAGGGAACTAGCATACACTCGAAAGCTATACTGCAACTTACTCTGGAACTACCAAGAGCAGCTTAGATGCAGGTTTACCCAGCCCAGCAATCCTAACACTGCCcaattttctgtcatttcttcaaaaataatttatattcttGCAGACTGAAATTCTGAAATTGTTTCAGAGTTGTTACTGATTAGTTTCATGTACTTACAGAATACTGGTGCATATGTGTCATATGTATACTTAAAAGTGCCTGTTTTCTACCAACACAAAGGTTGAGTATTGGCTGCTTCAAGTACTGTGGCTAAGAATTGACAACGTACTTTTTTACAGTGAAAGCCTCACAAATTCACAGTCCCATTTGCATCACTTCTGAGTGCAGTGCACTGGAGACCTTACTAAATACCCTACTAAAACAAGGTGCTTAGAAGTTGTCCTGATAGACTGAAAAGAACCAAGCTCATGTCAGCTCTTCAGCTGAGTTCACCAAAGTAGCTTGTAATAGATTTTCATCCATCCTCTCCATTTGGGATTCCAGGGGAGGAGAGTTCAGACCACAGATTCTGTTACCTGTTGCAAACTGCATTTTGCATTTCTCAGATTTAAGTGGTCAGCCCATGAGAGTCCTGCACTACTTTAATCCTCCAAAGGTAGTATTTATTCACTCCTGTGTGCTGAACTAGTAGAGAGATGGGAGGGCAAGAGATAAAATAATTATGACTTAGAAGTTGGAGCCCAGCAATGGCCATCATGGATAGGGGTTGTTGAGTATGTGGGAAGCACTAATGCAGGAGACTTGGCTCAAATGGTaaattgttaattttttaatatttatttttcaacaaaTAAACCTTCATTTTACCTTGTGCTCTGTGGCTTGTTTCTTAAAAGTTCCAGTTTGGCGTGTACACCAAAATGCAGTGAAAAGCACAGACCAAAAATACCTGCTGATACAGAATGCCACCGAGTGGAATCGTGGGATCTGGCTTTTGAGGGGAAGGATGTGTCACGGCTTGGCTGAATGTTTGTTCTTGTTTATAAAACACACCAAGCTCATTGCAGAGAAgtcaaaatgtttaaaaaaaaaaaagccaaaacaaaaacccccacaaacccaaaaaactgtGGGAAGATGAGGATTGGTGAACATGAATTAAATGTAAGACGGTTTTGGGGGAAATGTCATTAGGTAGAGCAAGACAAAACCTCTCCCTCCCATTGTTGTATTTTGAAATCTCTTTTAGCCTTACGGCTGTTTTATGCTGCTGGAAAACCAAAAGCTTATCAGTGAAGGCTGGTAAgttgcttctttttttcattccaAGGAATAAAAAGCATAATTTGTACATTCTTTTTACATTAAAAGATGTCTTCCTtcaaaaaagaaaccccaaaaccaaaagtGCAACATGCTTGGCTGGTTTGCAGTATTTTAAAGCCATCTTTCTCAATCAGTTTGTCTCCAGCAAAAGCAGCACCGTAAGGAATGTTTTCCCTGCAGTGGATGGGAGCTGCCCATGGTAGCAATAATGAATTCAAGCATTGAGCAGTCTTCTGGGAGACTGTGGGCAGAAGGACTTAGTGCAAGAGGGTTTCGAACCTGACtgctctcagccttttccaggcAGCAGAATTAAAACCCACTCAGACATTCTATTAAGGAAGCAGTACAGAGAGCAAAGGTGTGCCAACGTGTGAATTACTGTAACAACACTGTAACTAACCCATGTCACTTCAGCAATGAATAGGATTTGCCATAATGAGAATTTAATACACAGATCCAGACAAAACACATGAACCAAAAACTTACAGAGTCTTCTATAGGAGCAGCTCTGTCTGGCAGCTTCTTGCAATGTCCTGAGTAGTGCAGAGCAGAATTTGGCCTGTTTTGCTCAGTGTGTTAAAATTTAAGCTTCCCAAGTTAAAAGTAGGGCATTCAGGGACCTTGGTTAAGTCATGTACATCGAAAAAGGACAGATAATGCTTCTAGATTTTCTGACAATTCACTGAAAATTCATAATACCAAAGCTGACTTGAGAGGGAGTTTCAGAGAACAAGATTTCCATTTCTGTGTTCTACAAAACAGCCCTCAGAAGGTAACTAAAACATTACGATGCCTAAAAATCAATGTTAATCACTGCTGTGTTGAACTGATTTCACCTCCATCTTTATCCTAGCTGTAAAATACTATGAAATACTTAAGTATGAGAGGAGATACAAAAGTTATATTTCAGTCATACTAGAATTGCACCAAGTTTTTGTTATGTGGTGTTTTCTTAACTGGCACATTAGGTAGTAAATTGTGGAGCAACTACGAAGGAAATCCTTCCAAAGATGAAGGCAACAGCCATTGTGACAGCTGAGCCTTCCCTCTTCACCCAGCTTCACTTTTTCATCTCTACACCATAGAGATCACAACGCTTCTGGCTTAAAATAGGAATCTGCTGACGTATTTCTGCAAGTTTCTTTAGAtctgcaggagagaaaaaaagacttAAGAGAACAGCAGCCAAAAAAGAAAGCTCCTGCCTTGCTCTGAGGTAGGACAGGGAAAATAGCAACTTTGATGGAGAATGAGGTGGTAGGGCACTGCAAgtgagcagccagggctgaaggaagcctcagctctgctctttcCTAAGGTGGCACCTTCTTCCTAAGGAACTGAGCTAGAAGAGTACAGCTATAGAATATTGTATGTAGAACAGTATAGTGCTGCTGGTTCTTGCTTTAACCTAGCAAAGGTGGACAAGGCAGAGGAATGCTGCATCATCTGTAGTTGCATATGTAAGGCCACAGACTTAAAAACTCTCTCTCCTTAGTGTCATGACCTGtactcaaggaaaaaaaaagtggggaaaaaacaaaaacaatttttCCCTCACCTATATCTGTGTATACAACTGTTTCCTCAGCCCCAGCTTTGGCTATGACTTCACCCCTGCAAAATTAAGCACATTTGTTCACAGGATTAACACATTGGTTTCAAGGCATCAGTGCAGTTGCTGCTGTTTGTACAAAAAGCAGTTCCTACCCTGGATGCCTACAGCTGTAACTACAGGGCTGTCCTAAAAATAGCATCATAATCCATAACTCTGGCATGATAGAATTGGCTTCCAGGGTTTATGTATGGCACTTTCTATGTGATATATACATACTTAACATAAGTGTCTTTCAAAGATCAAGAACTGTGGTAAAAGCCACTTTGAGAACCACTGCCTGTGAGCATGTAGCATACctcaaggggaaaggaacaaCACTGGCAAAGATGAACACTTTCTCCTTTGAAGACCTTAATGGCTTTTAATAGTGTACTTTTACTCTGCATGAGCTACTGAACATGATCATGTTTCCCCCAAGTGTTTTGTCACTGTTTTCATCATATAAAGTTAAAAGCTTAAGACATAGACAAAGCTTTTCTTACTGTGCAAACAACTGGAAGTGAGCTATCAGTAGATTTGTGAGCTATCAGTAGAtttatctgaaagaaaaacatctgtCTGAAGATTTGGTCACTTTTACCTCCTGTGTACCTGTGTGACTTCTGCTCAAGCCAGAATCTCTCTTCTCTAGCTGAAGACattcttcttgttctttcttATGTCAAAGCAGTGTTGTTCTTTGAGGAAATGTGATCTGTGTAAGCTGTTTAAGAGAATTACCCTATGCATAGCATATAATGGACTGAACTTCAGGGACAAGGTGACAAGGTCAGCAATTCAACTAATGCTTAATCCCAGTACTAAGTAGCATCTTTACTACCAAAATGAATACATACTGAAACTAGTTCTAgtttactaatttttttttttagtttggctGTTTTAAATGATGATCTTGAGAATGTAGGCTCAAGTCTCATGTGCTTTTTACCAAGAATTTGCTCTTTTAACAGTAGATGGAAAAGTAGGACTGAAGTGTGACTGccaactaaaatatttttttaccgAAGAAAAGgtggtattttttattttattgaactCACCATGGATTTACTACagtgctgtgtccccaggcaACATAGGATGCTTTTTCATCTCTAGCAGGAGATACAGTAGCTATGTAGAGTTGATTATCAACAGCTCTGTGTTcacagaaaaatgaaggaagggagggaaaaagtGAAAAGAATTGTTTTTTATAATACCATTTAATtaagcagaagagaaagaatcCACTCTGAAGGACAAGCTATATATCCTCTAATTGACTGGCCCAAACTGTGAATGATACAaaggtcagagaaagaagacCCTGGAAAGAGAAGTCTCTAAGCACCTGCCTCCAGAGTTAGTACATAGAATATCATGTAATTCACAGATTCCTTCAGTATGTAGCAGAATTGATTGAAGTTGaccaaatgaataaataatacTGCATTCAGGAATCTCAGAGTCTATTTCTACCTGTAATTAGAGCACTTCCCAAATGGTTACTGGCTCTTCTCTCTAGAATCTGTGTGTGAAGGGTGCTTATAAAGCCATGGGAAAGGGTCATTGAAATGCAtagcaggggcaggagggagaaaaggctgagaatttcctgcttttctccttgACAGCAAAATCATTTTGGTTTTCCATGCAAGGCTTGAGGGATGGTATAGCTCCACTAGTGGAATGGCCCTGCAGCACCACTTCTGAAGCACAAGTGTCATTTGGAACACAAGAAAGTTGAGGTCCATGCACCAGAGCTCCTCTAGAATAGGGGGATAAACTTTTAATGTGATCTTACCGTCCCCTTTGTAAGAGTTCCCAATGAGCTGGTCCTGTTGTCATGTTAAAAGCCCCTGGATATATCAGCAGCTGGCAACCTTTATTAAGAGACAATTAGAACCCAAGCATCAATAGGGGAAGAGTGGCCTTCACACTGAAACCCAAGGTGAGGTTTCTTTCCATACTTCCCAGACTCTGCCCAGAATGGAACCAAACAGAGCCTGTCCATGCATAACAGGTTACATCAGCCAAGAGATGTGGTGGGGATACCCAACTCCATCACTGCACCACCACATGTGGATCAGGAAGTGATGGTTACTTTACTCTATGAGAGAAGTCACTCATCTGAGTAAGAGCCTTGGCCACAGGATGCATTTTGTGTTACTGGGCAGGGATAAGAATGCCTGATCACATGGATCAAGGAATGCCTGGTCACAGGGATCACCCAGCACGCACCACCCAGAACCAGCCCTGGCTAGCCCCGGCCCTACGGCTCCCCACATTCCCTTAGGTGACCCAGCCTCACCTTTCTGGCCGTAGATTTGAGCCATCTCAGCAAATCTCATATCATAGCAGATGCCCAGGCCCACTTTGCAGTATGCTGTTCTCAAAACACAAGAGACAGCAGTCATATCACtagcaaaacacaaaacaagCACAAGACTCCCTGTAGCCATCCTGCCAACTGTTACTTTACATGGCTCACAGCAACAGGAGGAGCTATATTTAAATGTGTGTCCAATAAGCACTGGCTGTTGTTGGGGGGGAATTCATGCTCCAAGAGGACAGAAAGAGTGTGAGAGCAGTCTTATCTACCCTTTAAGAAAGGTCATTTCCACAAAATCATGTTGTATCAGGTCTTTGTGCAACATATTCCTCTCTCATTTAGCTGcaattttttcaattattttcttttcaataaaagGAAACACTCCCTGCTTTTCATGGACTAAAAATAGTCATGTACTTTCTTAGAGCATGCACATTGCAAGGAGGAGAAAATGACTGTGGCAGACAAGACCCTTTGGAGAGCTCAGTTAACAGAATCTGTCAGTTTTTGACCAATATGGGGTGGGAAGGAGTaggcattttgcttttttatcgGAGGTGGTTGATTCAAGAAGGCTGGAATGGGATCCTTGATTTAGTTAATTTTCTCCATTATTATATCATCCTCATGTGGAGCAAGGTACCATTGTAGCTgttacatattttctttctagGCCATGTTTTATAAGAACTATTTTCAAGCTGTAACTGCTATTAAAAAATACCATTAACTTCTAACAAATCAATAGGACCGTTCTTTAACTAAGGCAAGGGGGGTGACATATGTTTCAACCCTTTCTACTCCTCTGTCCTTTTGCATCCACACCACCTTTTTAAAAGTTTCAGAAGTGACCCAAACACTTGATGCAAACTTAAACTATATTTGTCATCAAATGCCCAGTCTGATAGTCTAAAAATCCACTGCTGGAAAGGAGGAGGGCGAAGAGAACTCCAGAGTGACTACAGTTTTACTGTAGTAGAGGTCCTTAAAGAGAAAGCTTATTTTATACTCACGTGTGTCAAACATGGAAAAACTATTCCCTGGACTCAGTGTTTCAGACTCTTTGAACTGTATCTTCCCAGGAACATTAATGTCAAACAAATGAACCTGCAATTATACTATGATTAATAACAATTACTAACAATTTCTCTGCTTGGTATTTGAGCCTCTTTAGGCATGTGTTTTCTGCTGTTATCTAGACTACTCTTTTGTCAGGATCCAAAGTAAACGTTGCTTAAGATTGTTAGATCCCCCAAAGAagatttaaagtattttcttctaTACAGAAATATACATGTCTAAAGTTGTAAATTCATGCAAAACAGATGTCTTGACCTAATGATTTGTCTCTAACATTTGAGTCCCAATCCTGTATTTTCTCAAGAAAATACCTTCACCAAGCCATAAAGTTCCCATGACTTCAGCTATGCAGATGCCTCTGAGGGCCTTCAGCTGCCTTTATCCCTCCCTTGCAGTGGAAGGTGCTGCTCCTGACTGAAGCCTCCTAACAACagagctggttttgttttattatttgttcGTCCTTAGCACAAGCCTGCACTCACTCTacgagcagctcctgggcttgCAGATTGCTCTGCTGTGACAGGTGGAAGGCAACACAGAACTGCACAAGGTGATCTAGTAAGTGATGCTAATGTAGAATCAGCAAACAGAATAAATTAATACTTGCACCACCTTATTTATTCCAATTAACCCTGCATTATCCTTTTGGCTTATccttagaaaaaagaaataagctGTTGtttgtcgctgtagagcaggacgggaacgaaaattactccaaatcaaaggcaaagagaatgaactccgatttatttcaaatgcaccgctctatttatagagaacatcgtgcagactaatttcattggtcttagagtaaaaacactcacaccattggtgtgcagtgaatgatgcacggtggcagaacctatctataaacagtGTGAACAACAAtatagattagagaattatttacattctttcccaactgtctcccaggctctcacctggttagaaaaccttctctttttctctctgactgaactgagaatatccacagttGTTCACTCATGGAGTGATCCCTGTGTGCACAGTCCCATGAACAGAAAATAGGGATAAGAATGAACAGAATAGTCCATGAAGAAAAACTGACTCTGGAGTTACAAATGGGAGGCAGTTTTCCAGAAGGCACAAAGCAATGATGAGGTGGAAaatgacagaaagaaaacatctaCCACAAACAGCACTGACAGCTTAACTTGGACTCTGCATGTCTGCACTAACCACATGTACAGCACAAAGTATGTGAAGAACAGTATTTACTATAACTGAAGGACTAAATCCATCAGGAAGCTGAGGGAAAATCCTGATCCCATTCAAGTGGCACTGTTTTAGACTTAGGCCAGGGTAAAGAGATGTATGAGTTGGATCAGGTTTTACTCTTTATCATGGTTTTCCCAGCATATAGGGAAAGCCAATTGCACCTTCTAGCATTTTTTCATCCTTATTCAGAACAAATTTATGGCCACTTTTTGAAGTGGTGTTTACATGCCCCAAATAAAAGTAGCATGAAATTTCATAT carries:
- the NIT2 gene encoding omega-amidase NIT2 isoform X1, with amino-acid sequence MCMLHCEDSKYCRPLRSTASKAIGTFRLALIQLHVSAVKSDNLQRACGLVREASAKGAKLVALPECFNSPYGTQYFKEYAEKIPGESTQKLSEVAKECSIYLIGGSIPEEDGGKLYNTCTVFGPDGALLAKHRKVHLFDINVPGKIQFKESETLSPGNSFSMFDTPYCKVGLGICYDMRFAEMAQIYGQKGCQLLIYPGAFNMTTGPAHWELLQRGRAVDNQLYIATVSPARDEKASYVAWGHSTVVNPWGEVIAKAGAEETVVYTDIDLKKLAEIRQQIPILSQKRCDLYGVEMKK
- the NIT2 gene encoding omega-amidase NIT2 isoform X2 produces the protein MRAAGGAMASFRLALIQLHVSAVKSDNLQRACGLVREASAKGAKLVALPECFNSPYGTQYFKEYAEKIPGESTQKLSEVAKECSIYLIGGSIPEEDGGKLYNTCTVFGPDGALLAKHRKVHLFDINVPGKIQFKESETLSPGNSFSMFDTPYCKVGLGICYDMRFAEMAQIYGQKGCQLLIYPGAFNMTTGPAHWELLQRGRAVDNQLYIATVSPARDEKASYVAWGHSTVVNPWGEVIAKAGAEETVVYTDIDLKKLAEIRQQIPILSQKRCDLYGVEMKK